One region of Mucilaginibacter sp. 14171R-50 genomic DNA includes:
- the asnB gene encoding asparagine synthase (glutamine-hydrolyzing), translating into MCRIAGLVTNRLQAEQAKATVGIICDALQHGGPDDAGVYCSEDARVTFGNRRLAIIDLSRAGHQPMADNSRKAWITFNGEIYNYRELKADLQKLGAVFTTGTDTEVIIQAYLYWGTGSFSKLRGMFAFALYDVAGGDVYLVRDTTGIKPLYYYAEDGRIAFASEIRALKAAGIATASDNRWPVWLLAFGHIPEPYTTLKNVLSLPPGHFLCCDKRGRHTLTSYQQTARGNYITDAQTAREGISRHLTKAVKRQLIADAPIGVFLSGGIDSSLLTLLANHERGQLKTVSIYFNEADYDERKYQNAVLDKISGDNFTHLVKQADFEANLPCILNAMDMPTTDGINSWFISKYAHEDGLKTVLSGIGADELFGGYPSFNRMAYLRYLKMLPPSVFRTSAKLNKDNYRKLAYLAFNNPVADYLFLRGLFAPLDIAKLTGMHEAGVNSILFNTLKLPELETHHKLQAAWFETNLYMQNQLLHDTDVMSMCHGLEVRVPYLNEDLQQHVSQIKPSVRFQKHPAKKILIDSFGGLIPKMIWDRPKMGFTFPLQQWMKDTAQINDISIYKGEAAKSVIHKFGRGQMHWSRAYALYQVQGHV; encoded by the coding sequence ATGTGCAGGATTGCCGGACTGGTTACAAACCGTTTACAAGCCGAACAAGCGAAAGCAACAGTGGGCATAATATGCGATGCCTTACAACACGGCGGGCCGGATGACGCGGGCGTATATTGCAGCGAGGATGCAAGGGTAACCTTTGGTAACAGGCGGTTAGCCATCATTGACCTTAGCAGGGCCGGCCATCAGCCAATGGCCGATAACAGCCGCAAAGCCTGGATAACCTTTAATGGCGAAATATACAACTACCGCGAATTAAAGGCTGATCTGCAAAAGCTGGGGGCTGTATTTACTACCGGCACCGATACCGAAGTGATTATCCAGGCTTACCTTTACTGGGGGACAGGTTCGTTCAGCAAGTTAAGGGGTATGTTCGCTTTCGCGCTGTATGATGTTGCGGGGGGTGATGTTTATTTGGTGCGGGATACAACCGGCATTAAGCCATTATATTACTATGCCGAAGATGGCCGGATAGCTTTCGCATCAGAAATAAGGGCATTAAAGGCCGCTGGTATAGCAACGGCATCTGATAACCGATGGCCGGTTTGGCTGTTGGCATTTGGCCATATACCGGAACCTTACACCACATTAAAAAATGTGTTGAGCCTGCCCCCGGGGCATTTTTTATGCTGCGATAAACGGGGTAGGCATACGCTTACAAGCTACCAGCAAACGGCGCGGGGAAATTATATAACCGATGCGCAGACGGCGCGGGAAGGTATAAGCCGGCATCTTACAAAAGCCGTAAAAAGGCAGCTGATAGCCGATGCACCCATAGGTGTTTTTTTAAGCGGGGGTATCGATTCAAGTTTGCTGACGCTGTTGGCTAACCACGAGCGCGGGCAACTGAAAACCGTATCGATATATTTTAACGAGGCCGATTACGATGAGCGAAAGTATCAAAACGCTGTTTTAGATAAGATAAGCGGCGATAACTTCACACACCTTGTAAAGCAAGCCGATTTTGAAGCGAATTTACCTTGCATACTTAACGCTATGGATATGCCAACAACCGATGGCATTAATAGTTGGTTCATCAGCAAATACGCTCACGAGGATGGCTTGAAAACTGTTTTGTCGGGCATAGGCGCCGATGAGTTATTTGGGGGGTACCCTTCCTTCAACAGAATGGCATACCTGCGCTACCTGAAAATGTTGCCGCCGTCAGTTTTCCGCACATCGGCGAAACTCAATAAAGACAACTACCGGAAACTGGCTTACCTGGCCTTTAACAATCCGGTAGCCGATTACTTATTTTTACGCGGGTTGTTTGCGCCTTTGGATATTGCCAAACTAACCGGCATGCACGAGGCCGGTGTTAACAGTATATTGTTTAACACCCTGAAACTGCCCGAACTTGAAACTCATCACAAACTGCAAGCCGCCTGGTTTGAGACCAACCTTTACATGCAAAACCAGTTACTGCACGACACTGATGTAATGAGCATGTGCCACGGCCTGGAGGTAAGGGTACCTTATTTAAATGAAGATCTTCAGCAGCATGTATCGCAAATAAAACCATCTGTACGGTTTCAAAAACATCCCGCAAAAAAAATATTAATAGATAGCTTTGGGGGGCTTATACCAAAAATGATATGGGACAGGCCAAAAATGGGGTTCACTTTCCCCCTGCAGCAATGGATGAAAGATACCGCGCAAATTAATGATATTAGCATATACAAAGGCGAAGCAGCAAAATCTGTGATACATAAGTTTGGCAGGGGCCAAATGCATTGGTCAAGGGCTTATGCGCTATACCAGGTACAAGGGCATGTTTAA